The following are from one region of the Miscanthus floridulus cultivar M001 unplaced genomic scaffold, ASM1932011v1 fs_68_1_2, whole genome shotgun sequence genome:
- the LOC136532705 gene encoding uncharacterized protein produces the protein MRALSSVGVGLAVVSSLLLLALTAELYYIFVHKRRQRRRAAAISDSASSPSSSSRELLQLFCFKKPPAVLASTYAVPEPAATAAVAVSVDGGGGDDDDDETVEVQLMRLGSLVGPTRLLFTIKEETREDLESEDGGRRGRSRSLGELLHCAETPPFLTPRASPSPVPTAALDNSYDPLFESPAANPGPGAAPAVSPPPKFQFLRDAEEKLYRRALAEEEAMRARRSPAAAAEEDGGYITIVVAKNNRAIPMLSPSPPTAATAGSGHQ, from the coding sequence ATGAGAGCTCTAAGCAGCGTCGGCGTCGGGCTGGCCGTGGTGTCGTCGCTGCTCCTGCTGGCGCTCACCGCGGAGCTCTACTACATCTTCGTGCACAAgcgccggcagcggcggcgcgccgCGGCCATCTCCGACTCGGCGTCGTCCCCGTCCTCCTCCTCGCGCGAGCTGCTCCAGCTCTTCTGCTTCAAGAAGCCGCCGGCGGTGCTCGCGTCCACCTACGCCGTCCCGGAacctgccgccaccgccgccgtggcggtgtccgtcgacggcggcggcggcgacgacgacgacgacgagacaGTGGAGGTGCAGCTGATGCGGCTCGGCAGCCTCGTCGGGCCCACGCGCCTGCTGTTCACCATCAAGGAGGAGACCCGGGAGGACCTGGAGTCCGAGGACGGAGGGCGGCGCGGCCGGAGCCGCAGCCTCGGCGAGCTGCTGCATTGCGCCGAGACGCCGCCGTTCCTCACGCCCAGGGCCTCGCCGTCGCCCGTGCCCACGGCCGCGCTAGACAACTCCTACGACCCGCTGTTCGAGTCCCCCGCGGCCAACCCGGGCCCGGGAGCTGCCCCGGCGGTGTCGCCGCCGCCAAAGTTCCAGTTCCTCCGGGACGCCGAGGAGAAGCTCTACCGCCGCGCGCTCGCCGAGGAGGAGGCCATGAGGGCGCGGAGGTCGCCGGCGGCCGCTGCCGAGGAGGATGGCGGGTACATCACCATCGTGGTGGCGAAGAACAACCGCGCCATCCCCAtgctgtcgccgtcgccgcccaccgccgccaccgccggcagTGGCCATCAGTGA